The stretch of DNA CGCCGAACGCGGCTTCGTAGAAGGCGATCGCGGTTTCGAGGTCCTTCACCGCGATGCCCACGTGGTCTACCCGGTCGAACATCGGCCGGATTCTACCCGCTCCGCGTGGCGCGCTAGGATGGAGAACCTGGCAGATCGCGCCAGAAGGCCTCAAGAGCAGGGGGTTCTCTCGATGAGCGAAACGGTTATCGTCTCCGGCGCACGCACGCCGATCGGCAAGTTCCTGGGAGGATTCGCCGACTTCACCGCCATGGATCTGGGCGGATTCGCGATCGCCGAAGCGCTGCGGCGCGCGGGCCTGTCCGGCCAGCAGATCGACTACGTGATCATGGGTCAGGTGCTGCAGGCCGGCCAGGGGCAGATCACGGCTCGCCAGGCAGCGACCAAGGGCGGCATCCCCATGGACGTACCGGCCATCACGATCAACAAGGTCTGCCTGTCCGGCTTGAACGCCGTCCACCTCGCCGACACGCTGATCCGCGCCGGCGAGATCGAGATCGCGATCGCCGGCGGCATGGAGTCCATGACGAACGCCCCGTACGCGATGCCCAAGGGACGCACGGGCGCACGGATGGGCGACGCCAAGCTCGTCGACCTGATGATCTGGGACGGCCTGTGGGACGCGTTCGACCACAAGCACATGGGCGACGGTTCCGACACCGTGAACTCCAAGCGCGGCATCAGCCGGGCCGAGCAGGACGAGTGGGCCGCTCGCTCGCACGAGCGCGCCGCCGACGCGACCAAAGCCGGCCGCCTGCGCGACGAGATCGTCTCGGTGCAGATCCCGCAGCGCAAGGGCGAGCCGATCCTGATCGAAGAGGACGAGGGCATCCGGCCGGGCACCACGGCCGAGTCGCTCGCGAAGCTGGCACCGGCGTTCCAGAAAGAAGGCACCATCACCGCGGGCAACGCCTCGCAGATCTCCGACGGCGGCGCGGCTATGGTCGTGATGAGCGCCGACAAGGCAAGATCGTTGGGACTCGAACCGATCGCGACCGTCGTCGCGCACGGTCAGGTCGCCGGCCCGGACAACTCGCTTCACCTGCAGCCCGCGAACGCGATCAAGGCGGCGGCCTCGAAGGCCGGCCTCGACGCGGCGGGGCTGGACCTCTACGAGATGAACGAAGCGTTCGCGTCGGTCGCGATCGCATCGGGCAAGGATCTCGGCGTCTCCGAGGACCGCGTCAACGTCAACGGCGGTGCGGTGGCGCTCGGGCATCCGATCGGGATGAGCGGCGCGCGCCTGATCCTCACGCTCGCCAACGAGCTCAAGCGGCGCGGCGGCGGAACCGGTGCCGCGGCGCTCTGCGGCGGCGGTGGTCAGGGCGACGCGCTGATCATCAAGGTGTAGCGCGAGCTCGGCGAGCGGCGCGGGAGCCGGGTGAGCGCCGACCTCGAGCAGATCCGCTGGTGGTCGTGGAGACGCCAGCGGCTGGACCGGTCGTCCCGCGGCATCGACGATTGCCTCCGCTCGATCATCGGCGTCTACAGCGCGAACCCACAAGGCGCGCTCTCGCTGCTCGCGCGCGTCCCGCGACTCGGGCAGGGCATGGTGGAGGGCGCGGTCGAGTCGCGCATCGCGTTGCGACTGCCGGCGATGCGCCGAACGGTGTGGATGCTGCACGTCGAAACCGCGCACATGGCGTTCCATGCGACCGATACCTCAGCGCCGTACGTGTTTCTCCTGAAACGCGAAGGGATAACCGAGGACGAGTACACGCGGCTCGAACGGGAGATCCTGTTGGCCGCCGGGCGGCCGATGACCGCCGACGCGATCCGCGAGGCGATCAAGGATCCGCCGGAGAAGCTAACGCCGGTCCTTCAGGCACTCTGCGCGGAGGGCAAGCTGATCCGCGTGAAGCCGAAGACGGTGCAGTCCAACCTCTTCACGTACGCCGCGATGCGCGTCTGGCTCGGGCACGAGCTCCCGGACGCCGACCCAACGGAAGCGCTGACCTGGCTCGCGGGCGACTACATCAAGGCGTTCGGCCCGGTCACCGTCGAGGACTTCGCGTGGTGGGCCGGCGTGCCGGCGTCCCAGGCCGAGGCCGCGATACGCGCCCACGATCCGGCCGACCTGGGGGACGGCCTCCTGATGTTCGAGAAGGACGTTCGCGGCTTCGAAGGGACGCGGCCGGTCGCGAACCGCGTCAACCTCCTGCCGGCATGGGACTCCTACACGATGGGGTACGCGGAACCGTCGCGGACGCGCTTCGCCGACGCCGAGGTCTTGCCCTACCTGTACGACAAAGGTGGCAACGCTACAAGCATGATCCTGGTCGAAGGGAAGGTCGCCGGGCTGTGGGACTACACGCTCGCCGACAAGCGGATCGCGATCCGGATCGGCCTCTTCGAGGAGCCGGCGCCCCGCGCGATGGCCGCGATCGAAGCCGAGGCCGGACTGGTCGCTGCGTACTTCCATGCGCGCGACACGCAGATCAGCCGCGTGAAGATCGGCAAGCCGATCGCGACCGCCGGGCAGGGCGCGCATCTGAAGCCGCTCGCGAAGCGACCGGTGGCGACGAAGCCCGCGACCAAGCCGGAGCCGGCGCCGGTCGTGAAGCCCGCCTCGGCGAAGGCTAAGCCTGCTCGCCCGGCTCGCCGGCGGCCGCCTGCCGCATCCTGACGCGGTACCCCTTGTCGAATACGAGTGAACCGCCGATCGCGGCGCCGAACGTCATCACGACGAGCACGGCGAGACTATGGATCATGAGCCCCACGGAAACCACCTCTTCGTCGATCCCGCGCCGGTGGAGGAGATCCGTGACCACGAGAACGTTCGTGACGACCATCGCGAGGAAGTGGCTGTTCGTTATCCGGCGCACCTCCGAACCCGGCCGCATCTTGAGCCAGTCGACGAAGCCGGTCAGCACCGCGAACAGAGACCCGATCGCGCCGGCGAGCAAGGTGTAGCCGGCCGCGACGAAGAGGTCGCGTCCCCACGTCCGGTCGCGACCGATGTACCCGATCACGTCGAGGACCGGCGCGATGACGTATGCGCCGACGGGGATATCGGTGAACGGCGGGTGGAGTGGCTTCCCTTCGAACCCTCGCAAGCCGTAGAACTTCCGGTCCCGGATCCTGAACGTCGAGCCCAAGCCGAACCGACCCATGCGATCACCTCCTGGTCGAGGCGTTCTTCCCCGCGATCGCGTGGCGGCAACCGTTACGGCAGATCCTTCAACCCCGGCTCCGGCGCGCTCACGAGCGCCGCCATGTTTCCTTCGGGGTGGCGGTTCTCGAACATCAGCTGGTGCGCGGTTCCGATCGCTTCGAAGGAGAACGTCTTCGACAGACACGGATCGATCTTGCCGGCCACGACGAGATCGTTGAACGCGTTCGACTGCTCGTCGTTGGCGAAGTGCGATCCCTGGAAGCGCTTCTGCCGCATCCAGTGATAGCGGAGATCGACGACGGCGCTGTAGCCCGTCGTTCCGGCGCAGATCACGACCATCCCACCGGTGTCGGCCACGAAGATCGACGTCGGGACGGTGTCCTCGCCGGGATGCTCGAACACGATGCGGGGGCTCCGCTTCTCCCCGAGCGCATCCCAAAGCGCCTTTCCGAACCCCTTCGCGCCGGTGAGCCAGTTGTTGTAGCCCTCGGTGTCGGTCCAGTGCGGCGGCACGCCCCAGTGGTCGAAGCGTTTTCGATTTATGTAGCCGACCGCGCCGAGCTTCTTGCAGAACTCACCCTTGTCGTCGCTCGACACGACGGCGACCGCCTTGCCCCCCAGCTCGCGCACGATCTGGATGGCCATCGAGCCCAGCCCTCCGGCGCCGCCCCACACCAGCACCGCGTCGCCCGGCCGCACCGCGTGCGGGGGCCAGCCGGTCAGCATCCGGTACGCGGTCGCGCCGACCAGCGTCGGCGCGGCCGCCGCCTCCCACGTGAGGTGCGGCGCCTTCGGCATGCACTGATGCGCCTGGACCTTCGTGAACTGCGCGAACGATCCCCAGTTCGACTCGTAGCCCCAGATCCGGAACGAGTTCGCGAACATCGGATCCTCGCCGGCCTTCACCATCGGGTCGTCGGACTCCCACTGACCGCAGTGCACGACGACCCGATCGCCGATCTTGAGGGTGCTCACCTTGTCGCCGGTCGCGTAGACGACGCCCGAAGCGTCCGAGCCGCCGATGTGGAAATCGGTCGGTTCGCCGAACCGGCCGTGAACCTTCGTGATGTCGACCGGGATCCCGCGCGCCGCCCACACATTGTTGTAGTTGATCCCGGCGGCCATCACGAGCACGAGCGCGTCCTCGGGGCCGGGATCGGGAACCTCGATCTCTTCGATCTGGAACGCCTTCTCCGGATCGCCGAATCGCTCCGGCCTGATGAGCTGCGCATGCATGCGCTTCGGAACGTCCCCGATGGGCGGGATCTCGCCGACGGCGTATAGGTCTTTGGGCACTGCGGAACCTCCTCGCGGTTTGGTCCGCCAGTTATTGCTGTTCTCCGCGCCAGCGTCAAACCGGCTGCGCTAGGGTGAGCGCGATGGAGGGGTTCCGGCTGAGCGAGGAGCAAGAGCTCTTCCGCCAGACCGTTCGCCGGCTCGTCGACGAGAAGGTCGGGCCGCGCGCGACGGAGATCGACGAGGCCGACGAGTTCCCCTGGGACATGCACCGGCTGTTCGTAGACAACGAGCTCATGGGCGTTGGGTATCCGGAGGACGTCGGCGGCTCCGGAGGGCCCATCGAGTTCGTCCTCCTGGTCGAGGAGATCAGCCGCTGGTCGGCCGCCGTCTCACAGATCCCGGTGGTGAATCGGCTGGGGTCCATCCCGATCATGCTCGCCGGCAGTGACACGCAGCGGAAGGACGTCCTCGGTGCGGTCGTCCGCGGCGAGCGGCAGATCGCCTACTGCCTGACCGAGCCCGGCTCGGGATCCGACGCTGCCGCCATGCGCACCCGCGCGATCCGCGACGGAGGGGGCTGGGTGCTCACCGGAACGAAACGGTTCATCACGAACGCCGGACCGGCCGACACGTATCTGATGTTCGCGGTGACGGATCCGCAGGGGAGTCGCGGGAAGAACATCTCAGCCTTCGTCGTCCGCCGTGATTCCCCGGGGTTCTCGATCGGCCGCGAGGAGCACAAGATGGGGATCCGAGGCTCGCCCACGCGCGAGGTCATCCTCGACGGATACCGGGCGGAGCCCGAGGATCTCGTCGGCGAGGAGAACCTTGGTTTCACGTACGCGATGCGGACCTTGGACTTCTCGCGGCCGACGATCGGCGCGCAGGCGCTCGGCATCGCGCAGGGAGCGTTCGACCTGGCCACCGCCTACGCGAAGGAACGCCGTCAGTTCGGCCAGCCGATCGCGGAGTTCCAGGGCGTGGGGTTCATGCTCGCCGACATGGCGATGCGGGTCGAGGCTTCGCGGCTGCTCGTGTACAAGGCGGCGGCTGCCGTAGCCGAGCAAGACCCTCGCGTGTCGTATTGGGCGGCCATCGCGAAGGCGTATGCGTCCGACACCGCCATGGCCGTGACGACCGACGCGGTGCAGGTGCTCGGCGGCTACGGCTACATGAAGGATTTCCCGCTCGAGCGCATGATGCGTGACGCCAAGATCACGCAGATCTACGAGGGCACGAATCAGATACAACGGCTCGTCATCGCCCGCACACTGACCCGCTGAGGAGGAGCATGGAGCGAGTGGATCCACCGTATGCGGCCGACGAGCGCACCATGCTCGTCGCTTTCCTCGACTACTACCGCGAGACCATGATCGCCAAGCTCCAGGGCCTGACCGAGGAGCAGGCGCGATGGAAACCCGCAGAGACGGCGAACTCGCTCATCGGCCTGGTCCAGCACCTCGCCTACGTGGAACAGTGGTGGTTCCGGACCTGCTTCGCCGGAGAGCCCGATGAGCCGATCCCGGGCAGCGAAGAGGATCCCGACATCGATTTCAAGGTTCCCGAGGATCGGACGATCGAGGACGTCGCAGCGTTCTACCGGTCCCAGTACGCGAGAGCGAGCGAGATCGTGAAAGCTGCTCCATCGCTCGACGACTTCTCGGCGGTAGACGCGCGGGGGAAGCCGAGAACGTTGCGTTGGATCCTCGTTCACATGATCGAGGAGACGGCGCGGCACGCCGGGCACGCCGACATCACCCGCGAGCTGATCGACGGCTCGACCGGCGACTGAAGAGAGGTCTCATGGCACGCAAGAAGGATCAGCTCCAGCCCGGCGAACGGGTGAAGGTCGTGGCGCTTCGTCCCGATCCCGAGCCCGGCACACCGGTGCCCCAGGACATCATCGGGATGGAAGGCGTCATCGAGTGGGTCACGCCGGGCTTCGACGGCGCCAAAGGAGCGTTCGAGGTGAAGCTCGACGACGGGCGCATCTTCAACCTCTACGCCACCGAGATCGAGCCCGTGGAGCAATGAAGTGGCTCACCAGGGCGCGGCCGAAGACCGATCGGATCGCGTGTCCTTGGCCTATCCGCCGGTACATCGAAACCTGAAGCGACCTTCCGTCGTGCCGGAACGCGCGAGCGGGCTAGAAGGCGCGCGGGCCGGGAGGCCGACGAACCACGATCATCCGGCTGGCGGCGTCGATCCGGTGCAGAAGCACGTGTAAGCCGTGCTCGGCGAGGTACTCGTCCGTCGCTTCCCGAGATCCCTTCCACCGCCCGTAGTCGTCGATGATCACGACGCCACCGTCGGAGACGCGCGGGTACAGATGCTGGAACTCGTGGCGGGTCGAAGAGTAGTAATCCGTGTCGAGCCGGAGCACGGCGATCGCCTCGGGCGCCTCACGAGGGATCGTCTCCTCGACGAGACCGGCCACGAAGTGGAGCCGTTCCGCCGGGTATCCCGTGTCGAGCATGAGACGGCGCACGTCCTCGAGCGGAAGGAGTTGAAGTGTGGTCGGGATCGGATCGCTCCCGAGCTTCTCCTGGTGCCGGGCCCGACGTTCGGCCGCGGAAACGCCGTAGAGGAGGTCGACGTCCCGCGCCTCCGGGCTCGGCATCCCCGAGAACGTGTCGTACAGGTAGAGATCGCGGTCCTCGCTGCCCATCGCTCGCAGCGTGTGCGCGACGGCCATCATGCTGCCGCCGCGCCAAACGCCGCACTCGACCATCGCGCCGGGGATGCCCGCCGACACTACGTACCGAACGGCGTCCTGCAGAGAGGCGACGCGCTCGGGCGTCGTCATCGTGTAATCCCGGACCTGCTCGAAGAGCCGTTTCGCGTCGTCGCCGAGATCGGCCGGCACCTTGCGCGGATCGGCTTGTCTCGCCGGGACGAGTTGATAGCCGCGCCTGGCCACGGTCCGTTCGAGCAGCCGCTTCGCGAAGCCGGAGAGCATAGGCATCGAACACTACCCCCGATGATCGGCAGTTTGCCCTTGTGCCGGGACCCGCATCGAGCCGGGGGTACGATAGCCCCGCAATGAAGGAGGTGAGGTGTGCGGTGGCCGGCGAGGACGCAGACCCCGGACCGCGACCGGCTTCGGGCCGAACGGCGCAAGCGCAGGATCGAGCGCGCGCGTCAGCTGTCGCGCGTCTCCGTCCAGGTCGCGCGGGTCCCGGCGAGGGCGGCGAAGACCGCCGCGCGAGCGCCGGTCGTCGCGGTCGCGCGCCCGGCCCGCGCGCTGCGAGACGTCTTCGCCTACTGGCGCGCGGAGCGCGTAACGCTCCGGCAGGGGATGGTGGCCTTGTCGGTGTCGGCCGTCGGCAACCTTCCGACGGGCTTGGCGCTCGGATTCATGTCGAACCGGCTGAAGGCTTTGCCGGGGCTGTTCATCCTCATCCCCGCGGCGATCGGGATGCGCGGTGCGATCTTCGGCGCCCTCGGCTCTCGGCTGGGGACGAGTATCCACGCCGGGCTCTTCCGGTTCGGCTTCGACAAGCGCGGGGTTCTCTATCAGAACATCTACGCCGCGACACTGCTCACGTTCACGACGTCGCTCTTCCTCGCGGGAGCCGCCCGCGCGGTGTCGGCGGCCACGGGTCTTCCGAGCATCTCTATCTGGGACTACGTCGTGATCAGCGTCATCGGCGGCGTCGTGTCGAGCGCGTTCATCCTGGGGCTCACCGTCCTGCTTGCGCGCGAGGGCCATCGCCGCGAGTGGGACCTGGACTCGGTCGCCGCCCCGCTGATCACGTTCATGGGCGATCTCATCACGTTGCCGGCGCTGTTCGCAGCCTCCTACATCGCCAAGGCCGAGAACGTGACGCTCGGGGTGGGCCTCGCGTGCGCCTTCGCGTGCGCGTTGTGCTTGGTGCAGACATTCCGAACCAAGCTCCCGACCGCTCGTCGTATCCTCCGCGAAAGCGTTCTTGTGCTGGCTCTGACCGGCCTGGTCAACATCCTCGCCGGCACCATCGTGGAACACCGGCTCGACCGATTCACCAGCCTTCCCGCGCTCCTCGTGCTCATGCCCCCGTTCCTCGAGAACGCCGGGGCCCTGGGGGGGATCGTCGCCAGCAGGCTCGCCAGCCGGCTCCACCTCGGCTCCATCCGGCCGCGCCTGCTCCCGGAGCGCCTCGCGGCGCTGGAGATCTCGCTCGCGGGGCCCTGGGCTCTGCTGAACTTCGGACTCACGGGACTCACCAGTCACTACGTGGCGATCGCGCTCGGGTTCGCGAGCCCCGGCGTATTCCAGATGATCGGGATCGCCTTGCTCGCCGGGTACCTTTGTACGGTGGGGGCGGCGATCATGGCCTACGCGACGGCGGTCGCTACCTTCCGCTTCGGCCTCGACCCCGATAATCATGGGATCCCGATGATCACCAGTGCGATGGACCTCGTCGGCGTCGTCAGCGTCATCGGCGTCGTGGTCCTGTTGGGAGTTCGCTGATGCCCGAGGAGCCGCGGACCGTAAAAGACCTCCTGGCCGAGGCGAAGGACGTCTCGGAGCTGATGGTCGACCTGGCCTATGCCGCCGTCTTCTTCGGCGACGACCGCATCGCACAGGAGGTCCTCGAGCTCGAGAACAAGATGGGGCTGATCATCGACCGTCTGCGCCAGATCGCGATCCTTGCCGCCCGGTCGCCGGAAGACGCCGAAGCGATGTCGGGTGTACTCGGGCTCGCCAGCACCATCGAGAAGATCGGCGATGCCGCTGAGGACATCGCGCGCGTGGTCTTGAAGGATCTCGGGGTCCCGAGCCAGCTGCGAGACGACCTCCGCCACGCGGAGGAGGTCGTCGCGCGCGTGCGGCTCCGCGACGAGAACCTGATCGAAGGCAAGACCCTCGAGGAGCTCGCACTCCCGACCGAAACCGGTATGTGGGCGATCGCGATCCGGCGCGACGTTCAATGGATCTTCGCTCCGGAAGGCGACGAGGTGCTGGCCGGCGGCGACGTCTTGTTCCTTCAAGGCCCCGAGGAGGGCGTGGACCTCGTGCGCGAGCTCGCCGGCGCCCCGCGACGGGACCTCCGTGAGCCGGCTGAGAAGACCTTGACCGGCATCGACCGTGCCGTCGACCTCCTCGTCGAGATGAAGAACGCATCCGAGGTCGCCGTCGGGCTCGCGTACTCCGCGGTCCTGTTCCACGACAAGGGCCTCGCGGCCGAGGTGGCTTCGCTGGAGGACGCAACCGACGAGATGCATCACGAGCTCGAGCGATGGGTCCTGCGCGCCGTGAGCGAGGGCGCCGACTCCGACGAGCTCCGTGGGCTCCTGCATCTGGCTTTCGCCGCCGAGCGGATCGCCGACGCCGCGCAAGAGATGACCTTGCTCGTCGAGCGCGAGGAAGAACCGCATCCGATCATCGCGGAGGCGCTCGCCGAGGCGGACGAGGTGGTCGCGGAGGTCACGGTATCCAAGAGCTCCTCCGCCGACGGCCGCAGCCTCCGCGCGTTGTCCCTTCGGACGGAGACCGGGATGGACGTCCTGGCGGTGCAGCGCGCAGGACGCTGGATCTATCGGCCCCGTGGGGCGCTGACGCTTCAGGCCGGGGACCGGATCCTCGCCGTCGGGCCCGAGGACGGCGCCTCCGAGCTCGAAGACATCTGTGCCTCGCCGGATGAGAAGGAGAAGTGATGGAAGGGTCCGCGATCGCCCCACCGCATCAAGTCGCGCAAGTGCGTTGGCTCGCAGCGGCCATGCTGCTCGGCGCCGCGGGATCGCTGGTCGCGATATCGGCCTTCGGATCGGCCCCGTATCGGATAGGGCCGATCGTGGTGGAGATGAAGATGAGGCCGTCGACCTCCGGCACGACCGAGCTCGCGGTGAACGTCGCCGGCCGGCTCACCCCCGGCTTCGCCGAGGCAAACACGCACACCGGATTCCTGAGCTTCCGCGGCACCGTGATCAGCGTCGTCGGCGAGCCGTCGCTGCCCGACGCGCTGCTCGCCACCAAAGACCCATCTTCGCTCGCGACGTTGATCAAGGAGGAAGGCGGGACCGCGATCCGAAGCTTCATCCTCCGGATCGGGTTGCTCACGCTGGCCGGCGGCGCGGCCGGCGGCATGGCCGTGGCCGCGATCGGGATGAGAGCGCGGCGCATCTTCCAAGGGATGGT from Actinomycetota bacterium encodes:
- a CDS encoding acetyl-CoA C-acetyltransferase, which codes for MSETVIVSGARTPIGKFLGGFADFTAMDLGGFAIAEALRRAGLSGQQIDYVIMGQVLQAGQGQITARQAATKGGIPMDVPAITINKVCLSGLNAVHLADTLIRAGEIEIAIAGGMESMTNAPYAMPKGRTGARMGDAKLVDLMIWDGLWDAFDHKHMGDGSDTVNSKRGISRAEQDEWAARSHERAADATKAGRLRDEIVSVQIPQRKGEPILIEEDEGIRPGTTAESLAKLAPAFQKEGTITAGNASQISDGGAAMVVMSADKARSLGLEPIATVVAHGQVAGPDNSLHLQPANAIKAAASKAGLDAAGLDLYEMNEAFASVAIASGKDLGVSEDRVNVNGGAVALGHPIGMSGARLILTLANELKRRGGGTGAAALCGGGGQGDALIIKV
- a CDS encoding winged helix DNA-binding domain-containing protein, yielding MSADLEQIRWWSWRRQRLDRSSRGIDDCLRSIIGVYSANPQGALSLLARVPRLGQGMVEGAVESRIALRLPAMRRTVWMLHVETAHMAFHATDTSAPYVFLLKREGITEDEYTRLEREILLAAGRPMTADAIREAIKDPPEKLTPVLQALCAEGKLIRVKPKTVQSNLFTYAAMRVWLGHELPDADPTEALTWLAGDYIKAFGPVTVEDFAWWAGVPASQAEAAIRAHDPADLGDGLLMFEKDVRGFEGTRPVANRVNLLPAWDSYTMGYAEPSRTRFADAEVLPYLYDKGGNATSMILVEGKVAGLWDYTLADKRIAIRIGLFEEPAPRAMAAIEAEAGLVAAYFHARDTQISRVKIGKPIATAGQGAHLKPLAKRPVATKPATKPEPAPVVKPASAKAKPARPARRRPPAAS
- a CDS encoding DUF2231 domain-containing protein, encoding MGRFGLGSTFRIRDRKFYGLRGFEGKPLHPPFTDIPVGAYVIAPVLDVIGYIGRDRTWGRDLFVAAGYTLLAGAIGSLFAVLTGFVDWLKMRPGSEVRRITNSHFLAMVVTNVLVVTDLLHRRGIDEEVVSVGLMIHSLAVLVVMTFGAAIGGSLVFDKGYRVRMRQAAAGEPGEQA
- the ccrA gene encoding crotonyl-CoA carboxylase/reductase produces the protein MHAQLIRPERFGDPEKAFQIEEIEVPDPGPEDALVLVMAAGINYNNVWAARGIPVDITKVHGRFGEPTDFHIGGSDASGVVYATGDKVSTLKIGDRVVVHCGQWESDDPMVKAGEDPMFANSFRIWGYESNWGSFAQFTKVQAHQCMPKAPHLTWEAAAAPTLVGATAYRMLTGWPPHAVRPGDAVLVWGGAGGLGSMAIQIVRELGGKAVAVVSSDDKGEFCKKLGAVGYINRKRFDHWGVPPHWTDTEGYNNWLTGAKGFGKALWDALGEKRSPRIVFEHPGEDTVPTSIFVADTGGMVVICAGTTGYSAVVDLRYHWMRQKRFQGSHFANDEQSNAFNDLVVAGKIDPCLSKTFSFEAIGTAHQLMFENRHPEGNMAALVSAPEPGLKDLP
- a CDS encoding acyl-CoA dehydrogenase family protein — translated: MEGFRLSEEQELFRQTVRRLVDEKVGPRATEIDEADEFPWDMHRLFVDNELMGVGYPEDVGGSGGPIEFVLLVEEISRWSAAVSQIPVVNRLGSIPIMLAGSDTQRKDVLGAVVRGERQIAYCLTEPGSGSDAAAMRTRAIRDGGGWVLTGTKRFITNAGPADTYLMFAVTDPQGSRGKNISAFVVRRDSPGFSIGREEHKMGIRGSPTREVILDGYRAEPEDLVGEENLGFTYAMRTLDFSRPTIGAQALGIAQGAFDLATAYAKERRQFGQPIAEFQGVGFMLADMAMRVEASRLLVYKAAAAVAEQDPRVSYWAAIAKAYASDTAMAVTTDAVQVLGGYGYMKDFPLERMMRDAKITQIYEGTNQIQRLVIARTLTR
- a CDS encoding DinB family protein produces the protein MERVDPPYAADERTMLVAFLDYYRETMIAKLQGLTEEQARWKPAETANSLIGLVQHLAYVEQWWFRTCFAGEPDEPIPGSEEDPDIDFKVPEDRTIEDVAAFYRSQYARASEIVKAAPSLDDFSAVDARGKPRTLRWILVHMIEETARHAGHADITRELIDGSTGD
- a CDS encoding TylF/MycF/NovP-related O-methyltransferase → MPMLSGFAKRLLERTVARRGYQLVPARQADPRKVPADLGDDAKRLFEQVRDYTMTTPERVASLQDAVRYVVSAGIPGAMVECGVWRGGSMMAVAHTLRAMGSEDRDLYLYDTFSGMPSPEARDVDLLYGVSAAERRARHQEKLGSDPIPTTLQLLPLEDVRRLMLDTGYPAERLHFVAGLVEETIPREAPEAIAVLRLDTDYYSSTRHEFQHLYPRVSDGGVVIIDDYGRWKGSREATDEYLAEHGLHVLLHRIDAASRMIVVRRPPGPRAF
- a CDS encoding magnesium transporter; amino-acid sequence: MRWPARTQTPDRDRLRAERRKRRIERARQLSRVSVQVARVPARAAKTAARAPVVAVARPARALRDVFAYWRAERVTLRQGMVALSVSAVGNLPTGLALGFMSNRLKALPGLFILIPAAIGMRGAIFGALGSRLGTSIHAGLFRFGFDKRGVLYQNIYAATLLTFTTSLFLAGAARAVSAATGLPSISIWDYVVISVIGGVVSSAFILGLTVLLAREGHRREWDLDSVAAPLITFMGDLITLPALFAASYIAKAENVTLGVGLACAFACALCLVQTFRTKLPTARRILRESVLVLALTGLVNILAGTIVEHRLDRFTSLPALLVLMPPFLENAGALGGIVASRLASRLHLGSIRPRLLPERLAALEISLAGPWALLNFGLTGLTSHYVAIALGFASPGVFQMIGIALLAGYLCTVGAAIMAYATAVATFRFGLDPDNHGIPMITSAMDLVGVVSVIGVVVLLGVR
- a CDS encoding TrkA C-terminal domain-containing protein, encoding MPEEPRTVKDLLAEAKDVSELMVDLAYAAVFFGDDRIAQEVLELENKMGLIIDRLRQIAILAARSPEDAEAMSGVLGLASTIEKIGDAAEDIARVVLKDLGVPSQLRDDLRHAEEVVARVRLRDENLIEGKTLEELALPTETGMWAIAIRRDVQWIFAPEGDEVLAGGDVLFLQGPEEGVDLVRELAGAPRRDLREPAEKTLTGIDRAVDLLVEMKNASEVAVGLAYSAVLFHDKGLAAEVASLEDATDEMHHELERWVLRAVSEGADSDELRGLLHLAFAAERIADAAQEMTLLVEREEEPHPIIAEALAEADEVVAEVTVSKSSSADGRSLRALSLRTETGMDVLAVQRAGRWIYRPRGALTLQAGDRILAVGPEDGASELEDICASPDEKEK